In the Danio rerio strain Tuebingen ecotype United States chromosome 8, GRCz12tu, whole genome shotgun sequence genome, one interval contains:
- the kcnip3a gene encoding Kv channel interacting protein 3a, calsenilin isoform X3: MSVRWETEGLQTVGIVCLVFMFLKLMHLLGLIDITETDSSDSDLELSTVRHQPEGLEQLQAQTKFTKKELQSLYRGFKNECPSGLVDEETFKTIYSQFFPQGDATTYAHFLFNAFDLDRNGSIRFEDFVIGLSVLLRGTVTEKLNWAFNLYDINKDGYITKEEMLLIMKSIYDMMGRYTYPSVRDEAPSEHVEKFFQKMDRNRDGVVTIEEFIETCQKDENIMNSMQLFENVI, translated from the exons ATGAGTGTGAGGTGGGAGACAGAGGGTCTACAGACGGTGGGTATCGTCTGCCTGGTCTTCATGTTTCTCAAACTCATGCATCTGCTGGGACTCATAGACATTACTGAGACAG ACAGCAGTGACAGTGACCTTGAGCTGTCCACGGTGCGGCATCAGCCCGAGGGTCTGGAGCAGTTGCAGGCACAGACCAAATTCACCAAGAAGGAGCTGCAGTCCCTATATAGGGGCTTTAAAAAT GAGTGCCCAAGTGGTTTGGTTGATGAGGAAACTTTCAAGACCATCTACTCCCAATTCTTTCCCCAAGGcg ATGCCACCACATAcgcccattttctgtttaacgcatTTGATCTTGACAGAAATGGCTCGATCCGTTTTGAG GATTTTGTGATTGGTCTGTCCGTGTTGCTGAGAGGAACAGTCACTGAAAAGCTCAACTGGGCTTTCAACCTTTACGACATCAACAAGGATGGATACATCACTAAAGAG GAGATGCTGTTAATTATGAAGTCAATCTACGACATGATGGGAAGGTACACATACCCCAGTGTGCGAGACGAAGCTCCATCTGAACATGTGGAAAAGTTCTTTCAG aaaATGGACAGAAATCGAGACGGTGTGGTCACTATTGAAGAGTTTATTGAGACCTGTCAGAAA GATGAAAACATCATGAACTCCATGCAGCTCTTTGAAAATGTGATATAG